A DNA window from Anaerocolumna sp. AGMB13020 contains the following coding sequences:
- the namA gene encoding NADPH dehydrogenase NamA, translating into MKIFEEFKIKDLLLKNKVVMPPMCMYSSDETGYANEFHFTHYVTRAVGGVGLIIMEATAVSPNGRITEKDLGLWEDGQIAGLKQIVKVCHEQGSKMAIQLGHAGRKCTAPNERIVAPSAIAFDDKSQIPHELTLSEIKAVVRDFRMAAIRADKAGFDAIEIHGAHGYLISEFLSPISNKRKDEYNGNAANNGRFLKEILEAVKEVWPKEKPIIVRVSADDYLQGGMTPEFMSDILKDFKSLFDILHVSSGGVAHAEIDSYPGYQVEAARYLRESCMVPVIAVGLINTPDIAEEIIANKRADLIAIGRELLRNPYWVLNTAREKRIPYEYPKQYLRSFNIF; encoded by the coding sequence ATGAAGATCTTCGAAGAATTCAAAATAAAAGACCTGTTGTTAAAGAATAAAGTAGTTATGCCGCCTATGTGTATGTATTCATCCGATGAAACAGGATATGCCAATGAATTTCATTTTACTCACTATGTCACCAGAGCAGTAGGAGGTGTAGGTTTAATAATAATGGAGGCTACTGCAGTTTCACCTAATGGACGGATTACAGAGAAAGATCTTGGTTTATGGGAAGATGGACAAATCGCTGGTCTAAAGCAGATTGTTAAGGTATGCCATGAGCAGGGGAGTAAAATGGCAATTCAGTTAGGACATGCCGGACGTAAGTGTACAGCCCCTAATGAAAGAATCGTAGCTCCTAGTGCCATAGCTTTTGATGATAAGAGCCAGATTCCTCATGAATTAACATTATCTGAAATCAAAGCGGTTGTCAGAGACTTCAGAATGGCTGCTATAAGAGCTGATAAAGCAGGATTCGATGCTATAGAAATACATGGAGCACATGGTTATCTCATAAGTGAGTTTTTATCCCCTATATCGAATAAGCGTAAGGACGAATATAACGGTAATGCTGCTAATAATGGACGTTTTCTTAAGGAAATACTGGAAGCAGTAAAAGAGGTCTGGCCTAAAGAAAAACCCATTATCGTAAGAGTTTCAGCTGATGATTACCTTCAAGGAGGAATGACACCAGAATTTATGAGTGATATCCTGAAAGATTTTAAATCATTGTTTGATATCTTACATGTTAGTTCAGGTGGTGTTGCACATGCTGAGATAGACTCCTATCCAGGTTATCAGGTAGAGGCCGCCAGATATCTAAGGGAAAGTTGTATGGTTCCTGTAATTGCTGTCGGGTTAATTAATACTCCAGATATTGCAGAAGAGATTATAGCAAATAAAAGAGCAGATTTGATCGCTATTGGAAGAGAGTTGTTAAGAAATCCTTATTGGGTTTTAAATACTGCAAGAGAAAAGAGAATACCTTATGAATATCCCAAACAGTATTTAAGGAGTTTTAACATATTCTAA
- the fsa gene encoding fructose-6-phosphate aldolase → MKFFIDTANVEDIKKANEMGVICGVTTNPSLIAKEGRDFVEVIKEITAIVDGPISGEVKATTVDAEGMIAEGREIAKIHPNMVVKIPMTVEGLKATKVLSSEGIKTNVTLIFTANQALLAARAGATYVSPFLGRLDDISSPGIDLIRIIADIFEIYNLQSEIIAASVRNPIHVTDCALAGAHIATVPYSVIEQCTKHPLTDQGIEKFQKDYRAVFGE, encoded by the coding sequence ATGAAATTTTTTATTGACACAGCGAATGTTGAGGACATTAAGAAAGCAAATGAAATGGGTGTAATTTGTGGAGTAACTACCAATCCATCACTCATTGCAAAAGAAGGAAGAGATTTCGTAGAGGTTATTAAAGAAATTACTGCAATCGTAGACGGACCAATTAGCGGAGAAGTAAAGGCTACTACTGTAGATGCAGAAGGAATGATAGCAGAAGGCAGAGAGATTGCAAAGATTCATCCTAACATGGTTGTTAAGATACCAATGACTGTGGAAGGTCTTAAAGCTACAAAGGTTCTTTCTTCCGAAGGAATCAAAACAAACGTAACTCTTATTTTTACTGCAAACCAGGCATTACTGGCAGCCAGAGCGGGTGCAACATATGTATCACCTTTTCTGGGACGTTTGGATGATATTTCATCACCTGGTATTGATTTGATAAGAATTATCGCAGATATATTTGAAATCTATAATCTTCAGTCAGAAATTATTGCTGCCAGCGTCAGAAACCCTATTCATGTTACTGATTGCGCACTGGCTGGTGCACACATAGCTACAGTACCTTACAGTGTTATTGAGCAGTGTACAAAGCATCCCTTAACAGATCAGGGAATTGAAAAGTTTCAGAAGGATTATAGAGCAGTTTTTGGTGAATAA